A single genomic interval of Pyrus communis chromosome 7, drPyrComm1.1, whole genome shotgun sequence harbors:
- the LOC137739109 gene encoding protein WHI4 isoform X1: protein MAHLPYDPYYLQQQPQPVPPPQPQDYSDRSAINTLFVSGLPDDVKAREIHNLFRRRPGFDSCQLKYTGRGNQVVAFATFFNHQSAMAALHSLNGVKFDPQTGTLLHIELARSNSRRKRKPGSGAYVVIDKRTKTEADTQETSSDDGESESDEPSETDNHDSGDRSDLATAKRLKELENGETAVDSENAVAAVNDQPEKHVDAGQCSTLFIANLGPNCTEDELKQVLSQYPGFNVIKLRAKGGMPVAFADFEEIEQANKAMDELRGSSLPSSDRGGMHIEYARSKMRKS, encoded by the exons ATGGCTCATCTACCGTACGATCCCTACTATCTACAGCAGCAACCGCAACCAGTACCGCCACCACAACCACAGGACTACAGTGACCGGAGCGCGATCAACACGCTCTTCGTCTCCGGCCTCCCGGACGACGTCAAAGCGCGTGAGATTCACAACCTCTTCCGCCGGCGCCCGGGCTTCGACTCTTGCCAGCTCAAGTACACGGGTCGCGGCAACCAG GTCGTTGCTTTTGCTACGTTCTTCAATCACCAGTCAGCAATGGCAGCCCTGCATTCGTTAAAT GGTGTGAAATTTGATCCTCAAACTGGGACCCTGCTGCATATTGAACTTGCCAGATCAAACTCAAGAAGGAAGCGTAAACCAG GTAGTGGAGCTTATGTTGTTATAgataaaagaactaaaacagaGGCCGATACCCAAGAAACGTCTAGTGATGATG GAGAAAGTGAATCTGATGAACCATCTGAAACTGACAATCACGATTCTGGGGACAGGAGTGATCTAGCAACCGCAAAGAGGTTGAAAGAGCTGGAGAA CGGTGAGACTGCGGTGGATTCTGAGAATGCTGTAGCTGCTGTAAAT GACCAACCCGAAAAGCATGTTGATGCAGGACAATGTTCTACTCTGTTCATTGCAAATCTAGGTCCAAATTGCACGGAAGATGAGTTGAAGCAAGTTCTATCTCA GTATCCTGGATTCAACGTGATCAAACTGCGTGCTAAAGGTGGAATGCCAGTTGCATTTGCTGATTTTGAG GAAATTGAACAAGCTAATAAAGCCATGGATGAACTTCGTGGAAGCTCGTTACCGTCTTCAGACAGGGGCGGCATGCATATAGA ATATGCAAGGTCTAAAATGAGGAAGTCGTAG
- the LOC137739109 gene encoding polyadenylate-binding protein 2 isoform X2: MAHLPYDPYYLQQQPQPVPPPQPQDYSDRSAINTLFVSGLPDDVKAREIHNLFRRRPGFDSCQLKYTGRGNQVVAFATFFNHQSAMAALHSLNGVKFDPQTGTLLHIELARSNSRRKRKPGSGAYVVIDKRTKTEADTQETSSDDGESESDEPSETDNHDSGDRSDLATAKSGETAVDSENAVAAVNDQPEKHVDAGQCSTLFIANLGPNCTEDELKQVLSQYPGFNVIKLRAKGGMPVAFADFEEIEQANKAMDELRGSSLPSSDRGGMHIEYARSKMRKS; encoded by the exons ATGGCTCATCTACCGTACGATCCCTACTATCTACAGCAGCAACCGCAACCAGTACCGCCACCACAACCACAGGACTACAGTGACCGGAGCGCGATCAACACGCTCTTCGTCTCCGGCCTCCCGGACGACGTCAAAGCGCGTGAGATTCACAACCTCTTCCGCCGGCGCCCGGGCTTCGACTCTTGCCAGCTCAAGTACACGGGTCGCGGCAACCAG GTCGTTGCTTTTGCTACGTTCTTCAATCACCAGTCAGCAATGGCAGCCCTGCATTCGTTAAAT GGTGTGAAATTTGATCCTCAAACTGGGACCCTGCTGCATATTGAACTTGCCAGATCAAACTCAAGAAGGAAGCGTAAACCAG GTAGTGGAGCTTATGTTGTTATAgataaaagaactaaaacagaGGCCGATACCCAAGAAACGTCTAGTGATGATG GAGAAAGTGAATCTGATGAACCATCTGAAACTGACAATCACGATTCTGGGGACAGGAGTGATCTAGCAACCGCAAAGAG CGGTGAGACTGCGGTGGATTCTGAGAATGCTGTAGCTGCTGTAAAT GACCAACCCGAAAAGCATGTTGATGCAGGACAATGTTCTACTCTGTTCATTGCAAATCTAGGTCCAAATTGCACGGAAGATGAGTTGAAGCAAGTTCTATCTCA GTATCCTGGATTCAACGTGATCAAACTGCGTGCTAAAGGTGGAATGCCAGTTGCATTTGCTGATTTTGAG GAAATTGAACAAGCTAATAAAGCCATGGATGAACTTCGTGGAAGCTCGTTACCGTCTTCAGACAGGGGCGGCATGCATATAGA ATATGCAAGGTCTAAAATGAGGAAGTCGTAG